DNA from Terriglobales bacterium:
TCCGGACCAGCGCGAGAGTGTTGGCATTCTGGTCGGCAACTATGGCGAGCAAGGTGCGATCGAGCTCCTCGGTCGTGCTTACCATTTGCCGGCTCCGATTTCTATGACGAACTCGGCATGGCTGCGGGGCTACCCAGTGCCCCCGCCATCGACGCTGATAGTGGTTGGAAACTCAGCAGAGTGGGTGGATAAGAACTTCAGCTCGTGCCGACTTGCCGGTCATAACGCGAATTCACAGGGAGTGGACAACGAGGAGAGCCACTACCATCCCGACATTTTCGTCTGCGGGCCTCCTCGCCTGCCCTGGGCGGAGTTCTGGAAGCACCATCAGAGGTTCGGATAATTCGAAGTACAACCGGTGTTCACATTACATCGCTGTCCGGGGCCATCCCGCCACCCTGAATCCCTGATCTTGGTGTCAACCTCGCAGTCTGTCTGATCCTCCAATCGAATAAGAACAAGGTCTGCGAAACGCCGACCTTTCATAACAGGAGCTCAGACAATGGCAGAGGATCTCGCGGGTGTTCGCGTTGCAGTGTTGCTCACCGACGGAGTAGAAGAAGCCGAGTTCGTAAAACCCAAAGAAGCGCTGGAAGAAGCCGGAGCACAGGTCACGGTCATCTCGCCAAAAGGCGGCGAGATTCAGGCGTTCCAGCATCACGACAAATCTAAGAAGTACAAAGCAGACAAGAGTCTAGACCAGGTTGATCCATCGCAATTTGACGCTCTCCTCCTTCCAGGAGGAGCACTCAATGCAGACGCTCTCCGCGTTGTCCCGAAGGCGCAGCAGTTCGCGAAAGCAATCGACAGTTCCGGTAAACCTATTGCTGTGATTTGTCATGGACCATGGTTGCTGGTTTCCAGTGGGTTGGTCCGCGGCCGCAGGATCACGAGTTATCACACGATTGAGGACGATCTACGTAATGCCGGCGCCGAATGGAAGGACATCGAGGTGCTGGTCGATCGCAATTGGGTCAGCAGCC
Protein-coding regions in this window:
- a CDS encoding type 1 glutamine amidotransferase domain-containing protein, with the protein product MAEDLAGVRVAVLLTDGVEEAEFVKPKEALEEAGAQVTVISPKGGEIQAFQHHDKSKKYKADKSLDQVDPSQFDALLLPGGALNADALRVVPKAQQFAKAIDSSGKPIAVICHGPWLLVSSGLVRGRRITSYHTIEDDLRNAGAEWKDIEVLVDRNWVSSRKPDDIPAFNREMLKLFGQAARQSRKVA